The nucleotide window CCTACTTTAAATCCGGCAAATCCAACCAAGCCAACATTATCACGACTAAAATTTTCGGGCCATGTTCTGATTCGAGCTTCTAAGCTCTGTGCTCTGGCCCGTGGTCGAAATGCAATGCTACCTCTTCGTGGTGCGCTATATTTTCGGTGACCCATAGATACAAAAATTTTTCGGATCCCTTTAATAAGTTTATTATCGCTATTAACCGACTAGAGAGAAAATAAACAAATATTCAGGATAGACAATACTCCGTATATTGATTCCTCTAACCTAACGGTTTGAGTACCCTGATTTGGAAAGAAGTTATAGGAATAATATTTAGAAATGTCCATTTTATCCTTTGACAAAATCGAACTTAATCCAAATTTTGGTGATCCAAAAACAACTAAAATTGAATTATTGCCTAAAGATCTATTCATCCTAGAGAACTCGTTTTCAGAGGGGTTAAAGTAATTCGCATGTTTCGAGGTAAGGATAATGTTTGCTACCGGGAATTTTTCCATAATATTTTTTAAATCTTTTATTTGGTACACATTGTATCCCCAATATAGCTCTGTTATTTCGTTTTTTTCGATATCAATCGCATTAATGGAGTTCTTGTGTTTTAATAACTTTACATTAACTTTCCTACCATCATGCCTATATTTACCATTATACTCAATTGGAATGTTAAATCCGACATCTACAAAATAGGCATCCCGTCCTTTCTCAACAACCCCGACCCTAATTTCGCCGCTTTTTACGTCTCTTATTTCTACCCTGTCTTTATGATGATGCGATCTTATCGGATGAAGCTTGCCAACATTTTTTAATATTTCAAGTTTAGGATATAGTTTCCTCCGTAAATATTGAGGTGTATCCAGATATTCTAGAATAGTTACCATAAATTGAAGATCTTTTTTGCTTGCGTTCAGTAATTTGTCATGGTATATATATAGATTATTAACTCTAAAAATCGATAAAGCTCTTGATAATTGAAAGATTTTCAGTGTTTTATCAATTTCTGTCGAAGTATCATATAGGAATGAATCTGGAATGGAAACATCAAAACTCAATGAAGTTGAAATATAAAATCACCGTACATTTCGCAACTCGTTTACTGCTCCTTCCAAATAACCTTCAGATCCAAAAAAACTATATCTCAATATCCCCTCTTTATCAATAACTATAGAAGAAGGTGTTCCCCTCAGCCTGTAAGTCTCAAATGTCAATGCCGAAAATTTCTTATTCTGTAAATAATCTCGTACCTTGTCTATTAGGTCTTTTTTTTCTTTGTCAGAAAATGTAGAAAAATCAGAAAAGTATATTTCTATAAAATCAAAAATCATCTTGTC belongs to Candidatus Nitrosocosmicus arcticus and includes:
- a CDS encoding putative RNA uridine N3 methyltransferase, whose translation is MSFDVSIPDSFLYDTSTEIDKTLKIFQLSRALSIFRVNNLYIYHDKLLNASKKDLQFMVTILEYLDTPQYLRRKLYPKLEILKNVGKLHPIRSHHHKDRVEIRDVKSGEIRVGVVEKGRDAYFVDVGFNIPIEYNGKYRHDGRKVNVKLLKHKNSINAIDIEKNEITELYWGYNVYQIKDLKNIMEKFPVANIILTSKHANYFNPSENEFSRMNRSLGNNSILVVFGSPKFGLSSILSKDKMDISKYYSYNFFPNQGTQTVRLEESIYGVLSILNICLFSL